One Microcaecilia unicolor chromosome 8, aMicUni1.1, whole genome shotgun sequence DNA window includes the following coding sequences:
- the SPRY4 gene encoding protein sprouty homolog 4 produces the protein MEPRIPHNITVVPNSGMVQPLLDSRVPYGRLQHPLSILPIDQMKTTHVENDYIDNPTLTQLTNQKTHRGHHEPILATRHQVQRCDHDITHPWISFSGRPSSISSSSSTSSDQRLLDHMAPPPLADQSSLRAVRIQPKAINCKPLDLKGPVSQELDKHFLLCEACGKCKCKECTSPRILPSCWICNQECLCSAQNLVNYSTCMCLVKGVFYHCTNEDDEGSCADHPCSCSYSNCCARWSFMGAMSLVLPCLLCYLPATGCVKLSQKCYDKLSRPGCRCKNTNSVICKVPDGKANRQGKPS, from the coding sequence ATGGAGCCCCGAATTCCTCATAACATTACTGTGGTCCCAAACTCGGGCATGGTACAGCCTCTGCTTGACAGTCGCGTCCCTTATGGAAGGTTGCAGCACCCACTGTCCATTCTGCCTATTGATCAAATGAAGACCACCCATGTTGAGAATGATTACATTGATAACCCCACGCTCACTCAGCTGACAAATCAGAAGACCCACAGAGGGCATCATGAGCCCATATTGGCCACTCGGCATCAGGTGCAGAGGTGTGACCATGACATCACCCATCCCTGGATATCTTTCAGTGGGCGTCCAAGCTCcattagcagcagcagcagcacctctTCAGATCAAAGACTGCTGGATCACATGGCCCCACCCCCGCTGGCTGACCAGTCCTCATTAAGAGCAGTGAGGATACAGCCCAAAGCAATTAACTGCAAGCCACTGGATCTGAAGGGACCTGTCTCTCAGGAGCTGGACAAACACTTTTTGTTGTGTGAGGCCTGTGGAAAGTGTAAGTGTAAAGAGTGCACATCCCCCAGGATTTTGCCCTCTTGCTGGATCTGCAACCAGGAGTGTCTGTGCTCGGCTCAGAACCTGGTGAATTACTCCACGTGTATGTGCCTCGTGAAAGGGGTCTTCTACCATTGTACTAATGAAGATGATGAGGGCTCCTGCGCGGACCACCCCTGCTCCTGCTCCTACTCTAACTGCTGTGCCCGCTGGTCTTTCATGGGTGCCATGTCCCTGGTCTTGCCCTGCCTGCTCTGTTACCTTCCTGCCACTGGCTGTGTAAAACTCTCCCAGAAGTGTTATGACAAACTGAGCCGGCCAGGATGTCGATGTAAAAACACAAACAGCGTCATTTGCAAAGTGCCGGATGGCAAAGCAAATAGGCAAGGAAAACCCTCGTga